The genomic region CAGTACAACAGATATTGCGCGATTCATCTTTTTCATAAGCTTTTTTCTCCGCTCCATTTCGCAAGCGTTCTTACCACGCATACTCCGGTGATAAAAACGCACTATAATAGACCTATTCGATAAATGCGCTTTCGAATAGGTCGACGAGTTCTAAATCGCACAAATAGCACGATTTAGAACATCGCATTTCAAGGTACCCTGTTCAGAAACGGAAGTTTCCGAACAGGTTTAATTTCTCCTGCGCTTCTCTGCGGCAGAACCTTACCGTCTTGCTTTCCCGTCTAATCGGTAACGCATAACCGGCACAACTTTCTGCTATCCCGCCTCTCATATAGACAGCAATAGCTCAGAACTTTAATGTTGTTGTTAATGATAAACTTTTTTGTACGATTATTTTTACAAATAACTTTTAGGGGGGCGGCGGATTACCGCATATATTACTAAATATTGCCTAATATATACTGGTAATTCTGACCTTTGTCAAGCGAAAACTAAATCTTAAATCTTTATCCTGCCTTTAAAGCTGCGCATTAGAGTCAGTTTGTCGGTGTACTCCAAATCGCCGCCGACCGGCAGACCCGACGCAAGGCGAGTAACCTCGACGGGAAGATCGCGCAGCACCTTTTGGATATAAAGGGCGGTGGTATCCCCTTCGATGGTCGGATTGGTTGCGAGGATCACCTCTTTTACCGCCGTACCGTTGCCGATTCGTTTAACGAGACTTGCGATGCGGAGTTGCTCCGGTCCGATGCCTTCAAGCGGAGCGATAACGCCGCCGAGCACGTGAAAAGGCCCCCTGTACTCGCCTATGCTCATCAAAGTAGAGACATCCTGCGGCTGCTCCACGACACAGATACAGGAGCCGTCCCGCGTGGGATCGCTGCAAATGTCACATACGTCTTGATCGGTAAAAGCCCCGCACACCGGACAGGGTCTGATGCTGTCGTGAAGCTTGTAGAGGCTATCCGCCAGCCGGTGGGCATAGGGAGGATCCTGCTTGAGAATATGATATGCGAGCCGGGCGGCGCTCTTTTTTTCCGATACCCGGCAGGCGGCATAAATTGTCGATAAGGTCTTCAAGCGCGTTCATTATGACGGCATTCCTCCCGCAAGTGCAGCGAGCGGTCCCATCTTTTCTTTCAGCGTTTCCTTAATTTTCTCTCTATTGCATCGGTATGGGCGGAGCGGATCAGATCCTGCAGCATCGGGATATCGCGATTATCGACGGCGATTGGATCCAGTTCAACTTTTACCATATCGAAGGTACCGCTCAGGGTTACCTTTACCAAGCCGCCGCCCGAAACACCTTGCACGCGGAGCGATGCCAGTTCTTCTTGCATTTTCCCGAAATGAGTCTGCAAATCTTTTGCGTTTTTCATCAATTCAAACGGATTTATGTTCATTCTTCTTCCTCCGGTTCTTCTTCAACCGCTTTTTTTTGTATGTCAACGATGCTGCCTTTTATGTTACGCAGTACCATCTCTACCCGCGCGGGGACGGCTACTTTTTGCGCCGTCTCTGCTTGAGCGAGCGTTATCTGTATTTTCAATTCTTTGCCGTAAAGCTCGGCTGTTTTTCGGGTTATGATATTCTTTTCTCGCTGCAGCTGCTGCACTTCAAAAGGCGTATGCACGGCCATATACAGCACACCGTCCCGTTCGATCCAGTTGAGCGTTTTAGCGACTGCCGCCGACAACATCGTATGTTCTATGAGTAGATGCTGAACGAGCGCTTCTTTGAGTTCACCGATATTTTGCACACGGGGCGGCGACGGGGTTTCCACTAGCGGCTGCCGCACTGCCGAAGGCTGAGGTACCGTTGTCGGATGGCGAATCTGCGGCGTTCCCTGCGGTACCGGAACATCCCGCTGCAGCGCTGCCGCTCCGGTTGCCGAACGTTGATTATAGCCCGTCGACGCATTGACGGGCATTCCAGTAGGCTGCGTATCGGCTATTCCAGCCGGAGCATTCACCGGTATCCCGGCCGATGCGGTGTTTCCGTAAGTACCGGCAGCTTTCAGCGAAGAGAAGCCGCCGGTCTTAAAAAAGGGGAGGCAGCCCCGCCTTTTTGCGGCGCCCCATTGCCGAGCAGTGCTCTGGTTGCCGATTGAACTGCTGTGGGTACGCCCGCGAGCAGCGCTTGAGCCGCATCAAAGGCAGCTTTCAGTTCCTTTGGAGAAACATAGTCGGAAAGCCATGCAAGGCGGGAAACCGTTAATTCCAGTTCATAACGCGGATTGAGCGAAAACCGAAGATCTCTGAAAAGCTGCAAGAACAGATACAGCGCACGCTCAAGCTGCTGTGCATTCCAGCCTGTCAGTATCTCTTGCGGGAACCGATCCGCGCGCTGCCCTATCAAAGCCTCTTTTGTAA from Treponema vincentii harbors:
- a CDS encoding DNA polymerase III subunit gamma/tau, with the translated sequence MNAPAGIADTQPTGMPVNASTGYNQRSATGAAALQRDVPVPQGTPQIRHPTTVPQPSAVRQPLVETPSPPRVQNIGELKEALVQHLLIEHTMLSAAVAKTLNWIERDGVLYMAVHTPFEVQQLQREKNIITRKTAELYGKELKIQITLAQAETAQKVAVPARVEMVLRNIKGSIVDIQKKAVEEEPEEEE